One Streptomyces mobaraensis NBRC 13819 = DSM 40847 DNA segment encodes these proteins:
- a CDS encoding DUF397 domain-containing protein, with the protein MSPTPDLRSVWIKSSYSGNGGGSCVEWAPAHAPSGTIPVRDSKRPTGPILHLPTTAFADLVSALKDGALGS; encoded by the coding sequence ATGAGCCCCACCCCTGATCTGCGCTCGGTGTGGATCAAATCCAGCTACAGCGGCAACGGCGGCGGAAGTTGCGTCGAATGGGCCCCCGCACACGCCCCGTCCGGCACCATCCCCGTCCGGGACAGCAAGCGCCCCACCGGCCCCATACTGCACCTCCCCACCACCGCCTTCGCGGACCTCGTGTCCGCTCTCAAGGACGGCGCACTCGGCTCCTAG
- a CDS encoding endonuclease/exonuclease/phosphatase family protein — protein sequence MPQAHMQETGREGVGLERAGSGVRRRVGDWLGEWRGPGIWRRGLVIAVLALVLGLLMLLHSSVPNRVGNLGSLTETFLPWLGLLVPVLLVLALLRRSASALIAVLLPAVAWINLFGGLLTDKSASGGDFTVVSHNVNAENPDPAGTARSLIASGADVIALEELSDASRYERALAGSYRYHSVQGTVGLWSKYPLSDARPVDIRMGWTRALRATVETPRGPVAVYVAHLPSVRVKFNAGFTAGQRDNSAAALGHAIAAEPLKKTILLGDLNGTMNDRSLAPVTSQLRSAQGAAGDGFGFSWPASFPMARIDQIMVRGVDPRSAWTLPETGSDHLPVAARVKL from the coding sequence ATGCCGCAGGCGCACATGCAGGAGACGGGCCGTGAGGGAGTCGGCCTGGAGCGGGCCGGCTCCGGGGTCCGGCGCCGCGTGGGCGACTGGCTGGGCGAGTGGCGCGGCCCGGGGATCTGGCGGCGCGGACTGGTGATCGCGGTCCTGGCGCTGGTGCTGGGCCTGCTGATGCTGCTGCACTCCAGCGTCCCCAACCGCGTCGGCAACCTCGGCAGCCTCACCGAAACCTTCCTGCCGTGGCTGGGGCTGCTCGTCCCGGTCCTGCTGGTCCTCGCGCTGCTGCGGCGCTCGGCGAGCGCGCTGATCGCCGTCCTGCTGCCGGCCGTCGCCTGGATCAACCTCTTCGGCGGCCTCCTCACCGACAAGTCCGCGTCCGGCGGCGACTTCACCGTCGTCAGCCACAACGTGAACGCCGAGAACCCCGACCCGGCCGGCACCGCGCGGTCCCTCATCGCCTCCGGCGCGGACGTGATCGCCCTGGAGGAACTGAGCGACGCCTCCCGCTACGAGCGGGCCCTCGCGGGCTCGTACCGCTACCACTCGGTACAGGGAACGGTCGGCCTCTGGAGCAAGTACCCCCTGAGCGACGCGCGTCCCGTCGACATCCGCATGGGCTGGACGCGTGCGCTGCGCGCCACGGTCGAGACGCCGCGGGGTCCCGTCGCGGTGTACGTCGCCCACCTGCCGTCCGTGCGCGTCAAGTTCAACGCCGGTTTCACGGCCGGACAGCGCGACAACAGCGCCGCGGCGCTGGGGCACGCCATCGCCGCCGAACCGCTGAAGAAGACGATCCTGCTCGGCGACCTCAACGGGACGATGAACGACCGGTCGTTGGCCCCCGTCACGTCGCAACTGCGGTCGGCGCAGGGGGCCGCGGGGGACGGGTTCGGGTTCAGCTGGCCGGCGAGCTTCCCGATGGCGCGGATCGACCAGATCATGGTGCGGGGAGTCGACCCTCGGTCGGCTTGGACGCTGCCCGAGACGGGGAGCGATCATTTGCCGGTGGCGGCGCGGGTGAAGCTCTGA